attataaattattcagAATTTGTATgagacttttaaattaaaatttaactcttGAAGGGAgtgtgtttaaattaaaaaattaaatggaattttaaatataaatcaagtCTTAAGTAATCTATGGGAGGAAACTcgatagaaaaattaataaaaataagataaacaTGAACACAGATTCATAGCGTCATGAATTTGAAAGTTATCCTTGTAATTATGTTTTTCGATGTTCAAAACGTAATTGGTTTATACaaatgaaagtaaattttaaagagTTTGTATTAAAAGGTGTCGTAGTTGGTTGACACGCAATTGCACTGAAAGTAAGAGaaataagaattcaaaaaatatttttcaatcaattttaggTGCAATAGCTTTTTCTTGATTAACTTTCCAGTTctctttccaataaagttgccttaattgaaaggcaatttttaaagcacttacttacttactacagTCCGGGGAGgatctgggcctcaaccaacctgcgtctccagctagctcggtccctagctatctgtctccagtttcgcacgccaagttggttgaggtcttcactcaCCTGACTGTctcacctgagtcgcggtcttcctctactgcgccgtccctcgcgattggattcgaagaccttccgggctggagcgttgatgtccattcgctctaagtcgttggactttaattcagGTCAGtggaagcatcctaagacgcacTCAACCTTCTTTGACAGAGTCCAGGCCTcaacgccataaatgagaaccgggatgatgagtgtcttttagatggtgattttagatgctcgagagaggactttacttctcaattgccttctaagtccgaagaagcagcgatttgcaagagttatttttcacttagtttcagcgctggtgtcgttgtctgtgtttatagtggtgcctaggtagacaaagtaattaactacctcgaagatatagctgtccatggtgacgttttgtccaagacgtcactgttcaatgtccttttttgatgacagcatatacttggtcttgccgtcattgaccactaaaccgcAATGCTCAagaacgctccactgacatcacgctttgatcttccaattatgtcaatatcatctgtgtaTCCGAGTAGATGGATGCACCTTTGGAAGATCTGCCGCATtgtgaaaatattgttaaatatttggtcgatatagtggattttcctggtctgaagccacactgacgaacggcttcagatgttcacataatacggcagaaaggatcttatatgcaatgctaaggagactgatgcatcTGTAGTTGGCGTaatttagaaggtctccttttttatgtatcgggcaaactatgcttagattccactcatcggggatgctttctttcgaccatattttgcagatgagtgcATGTGCATgttccctaccaagtcatcgcctgctgctttaaatagttcgtcAACGaacttcgtctaggtcgggtaggcggaattgttgacctgggtcgcctaggttgagtggcgttatataatttagagaagtggtctttccatattctcaacatagaccgcggttctactacgatgttcccctgatcgtctttacaggcttcggttcgtggctggtacccttggaggttttttaccttttggtaaaatttatgaaCCTCATTAttattgtgacatccctctatctaattcaggcagcataggactccttaagaggttacttgagactcgatcggaaaaggacatggcagtctcctGCGATTGTAGcggtctaacgtcgaaacttctcacagtacttccttgttttggcttggaccgggatatccatagccgtaccttggctacaatgaggtagtggtccgagtcaatgttgaccCCTCGAAAAGTTCGGATATCCTCTAttctggagaagtgtcgtgcgtcgatcgcaatgtggtcaatctggttgacagttgattgatcattAGATTTCcatggatattgagatgtgtgaactgcgtactagctaccagaacgtctcgccccgcagcgaaatcgaccagcctgaatccgttgtcggggGTGGTGTCTCCCGAttaggctgtatctcccgattatgccaccaaagatgtcttctcttcatTTTctatattgttaaatatttttgttcggtACAGTGCCTTTTGACatttagatacatacatataaatattttttattaacaccATGCACTTGCCTTTGCTTTCGAAAAAGAGTTAAAAATCGTCATCATACGTTTAAACCGCCTTcatgaactgaaaaaaaaaatagtattaaacACTTGCTCATTTCTTCAAGCAAGTACCAGTGTCTAATCCTGATGATTTAGAACTGAGTATTATGTAGAACTCGTTTCTAACTCCTTAAATCAAAGTTTTACTTGATTATTATACCAGTTCTTATACCAAGTGATTTGTTCACAGAAATACTAGCTGCAGTTCTGTAAAATAGGCACATAGTATtaattatgtactcgtatctgCGGTTTTTTTCTGGTATCGAGGAAATCTATATTCTTGAGCACTAGAATTAGAGCTATACATTTccttttgtttgacagcttttCCACAGaccgtttttaaaaatagatagtGATTGTGAAGAAATGTAGTGCGTAATACCTGGGCTTTTTAAACTGGATGCTTGGAGAGATTGAGACTATTTAGAAGAATAACTATTATTGAACTACAGTGGGGAGCAAAACTGACTTGTTTAACTTAGTGCCCTTATTGCTGCATAAggataaatataacaaaagaaattcaaaatttgtgtatGTTCTTTATTTCATGTTTAGTACTTAAACAAATGGTTTGTAATAAAAAACGGAAAACAAATAGTTctagaaaaaacaaaacgaaaacttAAAACAACTCGCATGCTATCAATTTTCGACTTTAAAGGAAAGAAGAATAAAGATCATTCTTAGTACTTTGTCCATAGAGTTTTTATACGTAAAACACTTTAAACACGTTTTGGCATACTTTCCACTCGATGCTctataatttcttttgaaatactCTGCTGTTCTTGATGTACTCGCTGCCAAAGCTCGTGCAGGTTCGTTGGAGTCGATCTGTATTGTCCTAACCGTCGTTTCACTATTGACGACATATTCTCAATGGTATTGCGGTCCGGACTGTGTGCTGGCCACTGCattagttgaaaattttgttgggTCAGCCATTTCTTCACGATTTTGGACATGTGCTTAGGGTCACCATACGTTGAAATATTACTTCCTTTTCATGATAAGGGCAGATATTAACAAAGTCGGGAAGATGTGACTGCACAATGTTTAAATAATCTTCCTTTTTTATAATTCCATCTATTTTGTGTAGTGGTCCAATGTGGCACCATGTGAAGAAACCCCATACCATGACGCTTCCCCCACTGTGCTTTACGGTTTCTTTGACATGATGCCTTTGAATGGTCTCCTTAGGACGTCGCCAGCAATATTGTTTCCCGTCGGACTGGTACCGGTTGAATTCGGACACGTCTGACCACACCGAACCTTTCCATCTGTTATCCAATGTTGATGTTGTTGACAAATTTTAACCGTGCCTTTACATTTTTTACAGACAATGCaggcttttgtttttataccgCTGAGATGTAGCCAGTGACATGGGGGGTTTTCTTGCAGTCCATCGGCTAACGGGCTTATTAATTGCTAAAGAAACATCCTTTGGTGTTAAAAACTTGTCTCTTTTCATCTGTGTAATCATGAGACATGCGTCCGCATCCGTTAATATTTTGTACGGCCTCTGGCTTGTGCTTTTGGAACAActgttgtaaaattaacaaaccgaATTATATTATAATACTAAATTATGATTTATGTAGGTTGGCGAAACCGTGATCcgcaaaattcaacaaaacaaaactataagaaaaacgaaatgattttaaataacaatgGGTAGGTAGCCGGCGCGCACGATGTCATTTCATGTCAAATTCCAAAAaggttggtttgttaattttaccacCGACGctgtcacccagtagctcagtttGGTGGTAGGTTTGGAAAAAGttagattttattaatcgaactcGATTCAGTTCTTATCCGTCGAATCCAATTGGTCTAAAAAGGAAACAGAAAGTTTTTGAGAGTTCGCGAATATGATCCCCCACCAACCGGCTCtgtttaataacttgaggaaagcGTTCTGGTAATTAGGAACCTCAACCAAGATTGTGAGGCAGAATCCGATAGTTCCAGATTTAGACTGTTAACCCTTAGACTTCCGTGCAGACAATTTTAGGGAAAGGGAAAAACATATCGCAAGGTGACCTTACTTAGTATTCCGACACTTTGGACATTAAGCTATACTAATTTTAGGTTGGTGTGCAAATTATAGAAAGGATGCACACTATTGTGTTCTCCTTGTGTGGACCACCTGTCACATACTCAATAAGGCTGTCTTCGTGGCTCATCCGTCACACAACTGTGTATACCGCCCATCACAAATTTCTAAAGTAAATGACAATGTGGACCTTCTGTCACACAACTCCGCATTACCACTGAAACCTATTTggtttgcttttccaaaatacaatagGAGCAGGGCAGGAAAGCAGGATTCAGGATTCAGGGCAGGAAAGCAGGATTCTACTGAACTCTTTTGGAGCCGCAACGACGAAAggaaggttaaaaaaaggaaaaagatatGAGATTGGCTAGTggaacttgttgtggtaaattttaccgcaacacaATAGCTTGCCTTTTCCGCACTCTAATGCGTACTGATTGGCTTATGTTAAGCTGCTTAGCTATCATTCTCGTTGAAGAGCCTTTCTCCGTCATGACGACAACACTATCCTCAGTTTGCGTGATAGTTttctcattattttaaatagctttGAAATTATTGTGttcatttatacatattttaattttaaatattttgtaaagagtTCTTACCTCACGCAATAAAACacatcaaaaacaaaccaaatctAACTgtaaattttgatgtttttgctGCAAATTATCGAAAAGCTCACAGGTGCAAAGTTGAGTACattggatttgtttttgttttattagttttttgctTAGAACTAATTTCTTGTCTGTTTTGTATTGTAACCGGATTTGTTTAGAATTGAACAAACATGTACTCATTTCTGCTCCCCGCTGTATACACATAAGATATTCTGATCGAGAATGCTTAAAACCGTCACTaagatttaagttttaatattgcttGATTTCAATCGCTTCGCGAAGCTCTTTTTAATACATTTCTTCTTTGTATTTtgccaacttttaaaaaaccaagGGCCACAAGGAACTCCATATACTATCTACGAAATATTGAAAGATATATTAAATTCTAGGAGCGGTGACGTGACCAATAACtgatttcgaaaaataaaaacaaaatctgtgATCTGATCTGTGATGCtcatttattcttttaattttacctTTTGCATGATTCTATTTTTCTCTTCCTCCTGGCACCGCGTAAAGTTCAATTCCACATCATTGCtttggatattttaaaatcatttttaaataatataatttacatACATTTCAGTCTGAAGTAACTCTCTACGTCAACCGCTTGAATACAGAAGAATCAGTTATTCCCTATGAATATCATCACTTCGATTTCTGTACAATCGACGAAGGTAACTCACCGGTGGAAAATCTTGGACAAGTTGTATTCGGAGAGAGAATACGTCCTGGTCcgtataaaattgaattcctaAAGAATGTCGAATGTGAAAAGgtgagaatatttaaaattggctCCCTTATGAACTCCCAAACTTTACAATTACAAAAACCAATTATTTTAGGTATGTACAAAAGTATATACAGGTGGTGATCCGGACAGTGATCGACGCATGATGGTTCTGAAGAAGGGCATGAGCCTCAACTATCAACATCATTGGATAGTTGACAATATGCCAGTTACTTGGTGCTATCCTCTGGAAAATGACAAACAATACTGCAGTACTGGTTTCCCAATGGGTTGTCTTGTGAGGCATTTGGTTGATGGCGATGAAAGTTGTCCCATCAATCCCAGCTACAATAAACCCGGATTCTATTATCCATTTAACCATGTTGACTTGACAATAACCTATCACAGTGGTGCCACCGAGGAATGGGGTGTTGGTTTCGGTGATAATGGTGGGCGGATAATTTCGGTTAAGGTTATTCCACGTTCCATAAATCACAAGAATCCCGAAAAACCCGATTGTGGCTCTCCCGAAGCAATTGAAATTCCAGCAAATACCTTGCCTCGCAACACTAAACTCCAGATCACCTACACTTACTCGGTTAAGTTCATCATGAACAACACCGTGAAATGGTCGTCGCGTTGGGATTACATCCTCGAATCAATGCCCCACACGAACATCCAATGGTTCAGCATACTGAATTCCCTGGTTATCGTTTTGTTCCTCTCGGGTATGGTTGCCATGATTATGCTTCGTACCCTGCACAAGGATATTGCCCGTTACAATCAAATGGAAAGTGGTGAAGATGCTCAGGAGGAGTTCGGATGGAAGTTGGTGCATGGTGATGTTTTCCGTCCCCCACGAAAGGGAATGCTGTTGTCGGTGTTCTTGGGATCTGGTGTGCAGGTTACTTGCATGACATTGATTACTTTGGCATTTGCTTGCTTGGGATTCCTTTCGCCTGCGAATCGAGGTGCTCTGATGACTTGCGCCATGGTCTTGTATGTTTCTCTGGGAACGCCAGCTGGCTATGTGTCGGCGAGGATCTATAAAAGCTTTGGTGGTATTAAGTGGAAGAGCAACGTTATGCTTACATCAATAGTTTGTCCTGGGTATGTTAAATCGATTGGTGAAGAAATAATGAAGGAACTTTTGAGTATGTTTGTCTTTTTAGTGTCGTTTTCTGCTTGTTCTTTGTGATGAATCTGGTTCTGTGGGGAGAGGGTAGCTCAGGAGCTGTACCATTCAGCACTTTGGTGGCATTGCTGGCGTTATGGTTTGGTGTCTCTGTTCCTCTTACTTTTGTTGGAGCATACTTTGGATTTAGGAAACGCGTAAGTTTTTAAATGTCTCTTTTTTTCTTCGATGAGGTTtgcatttcattttctttttttctacagGCATTGGAACATCCCGTACGAACGAATCAAATTCCTCGACAAATTCCCGATCAATCGGTATACACACAACCAATCCCTGGAATAATTATGGGCGGAGTGCTGCCCTTCGGTTGTATTTTCATTCAACTCTTCTTCATTCTCAACTCCATCTGGTCCAATCAAATGTACTACATGTTTGGATTCCTCTTTCTTGTATTCCTCATCCTCGTGATAACCTGCTCTGAGACCACAATCCTCCTTTGCTATTTCCATCTTTGTGCGGAGGACTATCATTGGTGGTGGCGTTCCTTCCTCACATCAGGATTCACCGCTGCCTATCTCTTCATCTATTGCTGTCATTACTTTGCCACAAAACTCTCCATCAAGGATGGAGCTTCGACATTTTTATACTTCGGATACACCGCCATCATGGTGTTCCTTTTCTTCCTGCTCACAGGAACTATTGGATTCTTTGCATGTTTCTGGTTCATCCGTAAGATCTACAGTGTGGTCAAGGTTGATTAAATGCCGTTTCTGTTTTGTTTGAAGTGGGGTGGTCTCAATCTCTCTCTCTCCACACTCTCGCCCGCCCAAAACGcgcaataatttttaacaaataattcttcaaaataaatcaagagTATATAATAAATGTGTATGTATTTTCTTACgtttaattaaacaaacaaacaaataatatttaaacgaaatgaaacgaaacgaaaaacaTCAAATTGGGCGATCAGCAACTGAAAAGAACCGTTATAAatatattactattattatttctttgtttaattttatttttaatcttaaaatattatagcTTTCTtaatttccttatttttgtgtAATATATACGTATATGTTTCGAATGCGAAAGAAATAAGTATAAGCattaagaaaatacattttcttatttaataaaaacttacaaaaaattaattaaaagaaatcaaataacACCATCACAATAAAGTTTCTTTAATGTGTCTAGAATAAATTGGGCAAAGATAGATATTGACATGAATGTAGCAAGAGCACACACTGTttagggtccatttgttgaaataacattaaaaagtttatttattttaacattagaATTTATGTGCGGTgagaattgaaaacttttgtatGTTAAAGttaattgacttttttgttttgtatcaacAAATGgcacatatttgttttattattttctttttgtttctttgtaatttaaaaaattgctaaaagtaaggaatataataaaataagatcaACTCTGTCTTAAAGATCAGATAAACataatttcttaacaaaaaaaaaaaacaaaattcttttagtaatattaaagaataaatactataatttttttttctttttctattactcAACACATTGTATTACTGTATTATGTAATATGTGAATAAAATTCGTTTTTAAGTATATTataattaagtaaaataaattaaaattatgatacTTAAATGAAAGATGTTTTCTTCTGTTACATATTGACCATTTATTTaccttctttatttattaaattattaaatactcAAAAGACtacgacaacaacgacaacgacgatgacgaccgacgatataaacaaaaaaaaatgatcgtaATTCTTGACTTGTCAAACTGACATAAATGATATCAAGGGTTACgatcattgacatactatacatggactgctagtagccaacttcacgatggttccacttttaacggacaaaacactagcgcaaagagggctatgcggaaaaattgtgtaacatttaatactcacatccactgctgtcgtttttgctactatagtagtattttactattttcagagtcaactgctactctacccacggacgaaaactactccccaaaataaaacggaaaagaaatttgtatttggtttacaataaaaaccaaaatttaaaatataatgcccCAATAATAATGCAACagcagaaataaaatttttagatataagtcttataaaagataaaaaaaagaaattcactcaAGGTAGAAACGGTAAATGCCCTGCTAAGGAActccttaaaaacaatttcacaaaaaatgggagccatcgaaaactttaatcgagaataacaaatcattgtataaggtgccagttatagctatcattggtgttcatcattgaaaacaaacattagaatttttttgacaggtcgtttatagctatccttaaacatttctgtcattgaaaaaatttcccgattgaaatccacctgcaaaattttactgacagaaatctatcattggaattgtgtgaaattggaacacaaatcagtggaacgattcgtttcacctttgaacataaagtatcagctgtccaggaaaatgaatttccgtccgttgtagagaaaaataaatgcgcaattacacttttttctcaaaaaacaaattctttgtttgatttccgatggatgattatataattttcatttctaatcaaagggaaacaccgtcttAATCGATTTCAATGGTAGCTATAATTGACCCCTAatcgaatttacaataatgactttaatttattcttaaatattcaaacatgtatgttgatgtaaaatataatttcaatt
This window of the Eupeodes corollae chromosome 3, idEupCoro1.1, whole genome shotgun sequence genome carries:
- the LOC129949613 gene encoding transmembrane 9 superfamily member 2, producing the protein MTRKWNTISSLSILLMMVLLQQQIDLSYQFYLPGLAPVNYCRKSESTGPCKSEVTLYVNRLNTEESVIPYEYHHFDFCTIDEGNSPVENLGQVVFGERIRPGPYKIEFLKNVECEKVCTKVYTGGDPDSDRRMMVLKKGMSLNYQHHWIVDNMPVTWCYPLENDKQYCSTGFPMGCLVRHLVDGDESCPINPSYNKPGFYYPFNHVDLTITYHSGATEEWGVGFGDNGGRIISVKVIPRSINHKNPEKPDCGSPEAIEIPANTLPRNTKLQITYTYSVKFIMNNTVKWSSRWDYILESMPHTNIQWFSILNSLVIVLFLSGMVAMIMLRTLHKDIARYNQMESGEDAQEEFGWKLVHGDVFRPPRKGMLLSVFLGSGVQVTCMTLITLAFACLGFLSPANRGALMTCAMVLYVSLGTPAGYVSARIYKSFGGIKWKSNVMLTSIVCPGVVFCLFFVMNLVLWGEGSSGAVPFSTLVALLALWFGVSVPLTFVGAYFGFRKRALEHPVRTNQIPRQIPDQSVYTQPIPGIIMGGVLPFGCIFIQLFFILNSIWSNQMYYMFGFLFLVFLILVITCSETTILLCYFHLCAEDYHWWWRSFLTSGFTAAYLFIYCCHYFATKLSIKDGASTFLYFGYTAIMVFLFFLLTGTIGFFACFWFIRKIYSVVKVD